From the Tigriopus californicus strain San Diego chromosome 4, Tcal_SD_v2.1, whole genome shotgun sequence genome, the window GCAGGTAAAAAGCAATTTACGCATGGATTAGAACCAGCCAAGTTGTTGGTGtagttgtttttgttgttgttgtggctgtCTGTTAAAAGAGAACAATTGCTCAGACTCTGGCAAGCTAATGATTGAAAAAGGGGAAACAATTACTAATTTAACCTCTGCCCGGAAAGCAATTTCCCTTTGCTCTTTCATTTGTCTCCGAGCATGTGTGTCAATAGAGAGCTCTTAAATGACTTTGCCTACCTCCAAAAAGGTTTCCACCTAACGTGTATGAACTATGTACTCCAATGAATAGGTTTGGGCTGGTTTCGGTGCCTTTTCCCCTTCCAGTCCAGGATGAAACGATAAGATTACTTTAGAAAAGTTAATGCATCCGAAGTAGAGAATTGTGTTTTCcgcctccctctctctttctctttctctacATACAATACAGTATATCTTGGTGAGTCAACTCCCCATAGTGGGCCTACTCTCCAAACGTTGTGTCAATGTGGATAATAAATTATTCAATAGCTTCCTTCCCCTTTCTTCATCTGAACTTACTAGCGACAACATCGAGCACGGCGGAAGCCAGGTTTTCCAATTGTTGACACTTCTTCAATAGACGCTTCTCAGGCAGCATGCCACCCATGGGATGAACTAAATGAGGCAAAGAGCtccaatcaattttgttcGATTTCTTGTCGCTGTTCCCGTCGTTTTCGGCCCTCGAGGGTGGAGGCGTTGAGACCGACTCATGGATCGTATCGGTGAGGGTATGTCGTGGTTGACGAAGTATGAGGTCATCACCATTGGCATGCTCGGAGAACCAATTGAAGATCCGATCGATGTCTTGCTGACGAGTGAAGATCTTGGCATTCGGGTTTTGTCGACTGGGGTCACTTTTGTATAAGGAAACCAGTTTGGTGGGTGGGAGGATGAAATCGATCCCATCAATGACCATTAATTTGAGCTCGCTCTCTTCGTTCTTCGTCTGTCCCGACGATGAGGCCTTCTTATCCGTGGGGACGACCATTTTTTTGGTGCCAATTGAGATAGAACTCTCGCTAGGTTCCTCAACAGTGGTGGAGATGGGATCGCCAGCCACTAGCCGATCAACGATCTCGTTCAAGTGAAGTTCATCTTGGAGGCGATGGAACCAAGATTTAGTACTGGGAACGATCTCCAAGAGATCCGAAATGAGTTTCCTCATTAGCCAAAAGTACGGAAAGAGCAAAACATCCGAGAGAAGCGGATCTGGGCCTGAAATAAGATTAAGGTCACGTGAAAtttattctaaaaaaaaacccCCAATAAATAACAACTACAAATAGAATTCAATCGAGATCGTTGTGGGATTGGAATTGAATTCTCCGTTAGTATTGAAAATGCCTCTTCTTCTTATTCATGCTTGTCTTATTTCTCTTGATATATTCAGCTCGCAATTCGAACCGAAACGAAATTGAcgggaagaacaagaagaggaaatgAGAATTTGAGCTCTCAACCTCAATGAAGAAGGCCGAACAAGGCCGAGGCCTGCCTCAAAAGGGGCAAGTGGCTTGCGGATTTGCACTGTAAATAAGACTCGCCATAAATTGCCTGGAGCTTGGTAGAGTTGAAAAAGGGGGCACGCACAAAAAGGGGaagtttcaaacaaatttatttcCCATCTTGGTCCGTTCCACAACGTAACAAGTTTACTGCCCATTCAAAAGGTTACCAATGGGAAGACACTGTCTTTCTATTAGTTCGATATTGGAGTACGACTACTGCACTCACCCTCAGCAAAGATATGTTGATTCTGCGCAAACTCCTGGATGGCATCGATtatttgtccacttttggagtCGAGGACCTTTTCACAGCCTCGCTCCACGAAAACGGCCTTTGTGATTTGGCTGCATCCCGGGTCAAGGACGAGTTCAACTACGCcgcttgaacttttttcatcACCCACATTTCCGTCTTTATGGGATTTTTTTGTGAGCTGAGTCTGCATTCTCTTGCGAATATTATGAACCCTGACCGGTTGATGGAGATGAACCTCAAATTTAGCCAGTTCCAAGGGAAGGAGATAGACGTTGGGTCTGAAATGTTGACATGTAATTTCATTGGATTAGAACTTCCCATGAAAAATGGACTGCCATTGGTAGATTCTAGTAACTTTGTTTTTCGCAGCAATGGCTTGATTGCAAATATGGGTGCTTTGTGTACCGGTAATACTGCAGTCTGCATAATAATAGTATTTCGAAATAATACTTAAAGGTTTCACAACCATAACAAAAGAAGTCCTATCTCTGTGAGCTGGGCCTAAGAGATCATGGGCATTTTGGACAAGTGCAATAATTGCTTCAGAATGTTGGGAGAGTTGTCACTTTCAGGTTCCCGATATTGTTCTGAGCTTAGGGTGTTCAGGCTCTTTTCCGTTCCGTCGATTCGTAAGTAAAGGAAAGACAAAATCCTACGACATTTTCTGGCCATGGTTATTGAACTGAATAAAACGATGTGAAAAACTACCAAGAGCGAAGCAATTTAACTCACCTTTGTCGTTGGGTCGTTCCATTTGGCGTGGGGAAATCTTTCAGAAGTTGTTCCAAGGCACCAGGGAGACCGATCTCACAAAATGCAGTCCATGTGGAAACCTCAGCCGGCGCACTAAGACAATTACCTGCGAAGATAAGAAAGGAAACACTTTAAATGAAGGCTCAAGCGTTTCATGACCCCGTACGTGGCAATCATTTCAATAATACGAAGCACTCCCAGTTACCCACAACAACAAAGAGTCGGAATTCAAAAGAGCTCGTTGAGTCTAAGATGTAGTGAGCTCAAAATCacaatcattttgataaagcaagaaattATCCCCCCGGGGCTTTTTGTGGCACGTTCCGAATATGAAGGTCCAAGTTTAAAGTTTACAATAAAGGCCTTGATCTACCTGCACGTCATAGATATGTTCTATACCGCTACTTTGATGCTACATTTACGTATACAAAACATCctctttcaatgaaattggGCAGTATTTCTTGCGGCGCCGTCTTTTGCACTAGCTTCATCGAGTTCCAATGTCTGACCCTCGGAATAAGTGGTGTCCAAAGCGTTCATGCATTAAAATGTTCCTATCCGCGAAAGTACAGTGTCTCTATCTCTTTCCGCATCCCATTGTTTCACCTTGATAACCGAGTAAATCGACCCGTGTTTCCGCTCGTTTGACCAAGAACCGAACCACCGAGCACAATCCAGTGATGCAGATATTCTTGCCCTCGACATAAATTGCCGGTAGAACACAATATCTGACCATTTGCGGCACATCCGCCTTCGAGGGATATCTCGTGGGATGATAGTGTTCTTCCACACGAATGGGAACAACGCAATTACTAGCCCCGCTAGACGTTTCCACGAGGTGAAGTTCAAATTGACCTTGACATGCGGCAAACTCCAAGGCGGAAAACAGGGCTAAAGTTTGAGGAGACACTGCTCCATCTCCAATTTCACTTGGTCCCACTTCGATGAAGAGTTGGAGCGACGCTGGGCCTATGTCATAACTACAAAACTGGTCTGCAGGACGGCCGTTATTTATATCCGGTCTGGGCTTCATTTTGTCCTTTGGCAAAAGCACACTTTTAGCACAATTGTGGTTCGATCAATTGCAAGGTCCAGACGAAATGTATCGATAGTAAGGTTTCAATTATTCAAGGCCACGTTCCAAGATGGAACATAATCGAATTTAGTTCAAATTAGATGAGGGACGAAATCGCTCGATATCTTGACAGGACGATGGAGGAACTGGAACAAAGTAGATAGTGGATATTTATTGAGGAGAAAACTTTTTATCCCCAAAGAGAAGAAGTACTTCTTGAAGAGCGGCAtagttcttttctttatttctaaCGAATTCAATTTATATTATCTGAAATATAAGGCTAAACATGATCAAGATAGCAGATGAATCTCAAACATCTCCACTGTTGCTTCAACCATTGAGGAGAAATAGTTGCACCACCAACGAGATACTCTTGTATTCACATTTGGGATCTTCAAAAGAGCCTTCatcaaaggaaaccaaaaacCGAGCTGTCCTTCACGGAAAACAAGATCGCAATGACCTCGTCGCAAAAGCAATGAATCAATCACATTCAAAGGAAGTGCTTGGGATGGATCAGATCATAGACTATGGCATATCATAAGGAAGGTCGTTGATTGAACGTCATAAATTAAAAGGTCTTCACAAAGTTAGCAGAAACTAACAATGAGTTCCATTTGGTATTTCTGGATCCATTACACTCCAGCGGCAATTTGTCTTTGGATCCTTTGGTACATTCTGTGGTCAAGCTGCTTTTGCCTTACGAACACAGTCATGGCCGAgcaaaagccaaagaaagataGCAAACCCTCAAACGTCCAGAATCGACGTTCTTCAATCCAAGGAACCACATCACAGCTGAAAGTGAAAACTGAATGTCACTGAATGTCAACGATAAACCAACAATTGCTATATCCAACTTTACGTAGATGAAGAACTAGGCAGGTGAGtgtggaaagaaaaacaaaggcGACGGTTTTTGCAGGAGCAAAAAACTTGATTCAGGGCATTCAAATTAAAATTgtaacaagaagaagaacgatAAGCGACAAAAGGGATCCCATGACGAAAGTTGTGAGCGCTCATATTCAAGAGTCGAGTCGCTGGGGGTAAGCCAATAAAGCGATAGAACTAACAAATGAATTGAACAAACATTTATATCAACCTCTAACCTAAATACTGACCTTCGGTATGTTCGCTTCATTGCTGTTGTGCATTCCACGAgttcttttttgccttttgccaCACACACAACAGGGCTCTTGttggcaatttcaatttctggaaGGCAAGGCGAAGGTTTCGTTGTTCAATATGTTTAATTTTCAGAAAAATCTTGAAGAAACTTTGAACcgtttgaaatgcatttttggaatttttgcatatttcccCCATCTCTAGTGGTCATCCTTCATCTCAGGAGAAAAGTaggaaaaaaccatttttagtcaaaatgattACATCTTCACTGAAGCAACTCCTGGTGACATGTGGATGATTGCTCGAGTTCTCCTGTACTTGTTTCTGCGAACGGTTTTGCTCCCCTCATCGGTTTTCGCTTATTTATGAGCCATAAATAACTGCACTGTGTTTTGTGTTCGCTATATTTCCCGTTCTATGTTAGCAATTCCGCCACTATTCAAAGCCGCATTGGTTACGTGAACATAATGATTCTTGGAAGGAGTGAAAAAGCTAAGTATGTGGTATTCAGATTTGTCGACATACTTGTTATGAGAGCTTGCAAATCCGTCTGTATTTTGAATACTCCAAGATCTTATGACAACCCATTAAATAAAGGCCATTCGAGGGTAAAAATTAACTCAACATGATAGAATGCAGTGTCAAACgaataaaaaaggaagagaggtGAACAAGCAATTTTAAGttacaaatgtcaaaagaagtGTATCACAAACCACAAGTCATTATTCTGGTAAAATATACTGGCAAATTTGACTAGACTAAAGACGATTTAAAAGCGAATTCTATGTAGGGGGACACAATCTTATTTTAGATCAAAATAACGTAAATATATAATCTTGGTTGCAAAATTACTGATTCGATGATGGTTATTTATGACATAAATACTTGAATTGTTAACTTCCAAAAATATAACTTAATCTGAAATTTCATTAATAAATGAAGATAAATAAAGAGATGGATTGCACCACTTTTCTACGTTCATTTGTACCTTTTATTTacctcacttttttttcttaaaccGCGCGCTCACTGATTTGATGAGTATATAGTATTATTCACATATTAAACTCAAAATCACAATACTTGCTTGAAATAATAGTCAAATGATAGATCAATGAACTAACACAAATTAAAATTCAGGATGAATGATCATTCTGGGCTCGGAATTGTCtttgattgaaattaaattttgaatcactttggcctttttgtggGCGAAAAGAATTTTGCCTTATGTGGGAAAAGATATATTGTTGCCTTGTCATTACATAAACAATGAAATCGCGtaaaaattgttttaaatCCGCAAAAAGATTGTCTCATATATACACCTGTCATCCCGATGGCCGGTTGTCATAAGTCGATGCTTTTGTCAACAGGGTTGATATtagattgatcaaaatttaGTGAATTGAATTGTGATCCATGAATGCTAAAACTGGACCACATGTAAAAAGAGCATCGAGAATTTAACGAACGTAACGTTGAAAAatccaatcattttgaaaatgatgactttgaaacttttgacaatTATCAAGTAGAAAAAGCGACAAACTAAAACTAAGCTATTTTTGCCGTATTCCTTACTAACGCGTATTTTTCTGAGCCTTATAAACCATGTTTGTCCAAAAGTACGAGAAAGGCTAAtacacatattttttgatcaattttgagaCTCAGTGGGACTTTGGCATGTGGGTTATATTGATACTGATCATTAAACGAAACCTGTGATGACAGTACTGCCTAATTATGCTACACCTACGTTGACAACAACACGTTAGTCTCCTCCCAATGCAGTACAGTTAGTACTAAAAAATAATCTAATGCCAAAATCACCAAACGTTTATATTTCCACTATATCACAGTTCAAAGTTGTTCACCATTGTCTTAAATTTATGTTAATGAGGAAAATCATATGAACTCTCAAGGCAGTGCATTTACCCTTGCAATCTATTGAGTAAAGAACGTGAGGTTCCAACCTTGTCCCCCGAGAATTTTCATCTAATATTGGCCGCCAAGTTAAAACTAGAACCCAGGCTTGTGCTTAGACGTCTCCATTGGTGGATGGAGAATAATGAAACCAGTGGATTCCCAAATTTTGCATTTACGTGGTTCCCATAAGGGCGTCTGAAGGGAGGTTATTGCTATGTAGAAATCCGTTTTAGAAAATACACATACAAATGTTGTTCATAaagcgtgtgtgtgtgctctCTCATAATCCGCTAAGGGAGCCCATGACCCTCTAGTGGGAGCAATTTTTTCATATCTTTCAATGGCCTAGAAAATTCTTCTTTTCCGAACTTGACAAACAGTGCTAGGAATGCAGAATTTGCGATGGATTGCATTTTACCTGAGCAGAGATCACAAGGTTCAACCACCTGGAAGGGTTCCGTTTTCCAACATTTGTCGTCAGGAGACAACAGTTCTTTTAAAATGGGATGATGATCGTGTATGTCGTGAGCTTCGGCTTCATCTGGAGTGTGCAAGTGCCTGGATTCCAAAATGATGACCAAAATAGACAACCTacaaaaataacaacaaataTAGAGAAGTTTGGACGTGTAATTTGGGCTAATTTTCGCGCCTATCTCACTTGTGGGGTTCGTTTTCATCGCCAGTAGATGCTACAAGCCAATGGCTGACACAGCATTACCATGACGAAATTAGTTACTCGTTTTCAATTGGAGGTACACAAAAGCAAgaccactactaccacttgCATTCTCGCTCCCACATTTGATGCAAGTCAGTCAAGCTGAAAGCCATTAGGTCGGGCAGCATCTTCGTGATAAATCTTTATAATTACATTTTCTCGCATTAGGAAGTTTTCCCAACGATCCCTCGTCAATGACCCACGAGATCGATATCCACCAAGCCACGCGCCaacattttctcttttcacTTGACAAGGCTCAACCGGAGTGTATTTGCACAACAAAGCGTCCGTTTAAAAAGGAACGAGAAAAGAGAGCTAGAGGGAAAGTAGACTAGACTTGTTGATGCTTGAACGccctttgaatattttgaaatattcatgGGATTGCGAAACATATTGATGAAAAGTGGTGTTTCTTGTCAATGATGAGAAAAAATTGGCCGAACATATCATTGATAAATAGAAATACGATCCAGCATTCCTCTGGTCTGTCACATTACACAAGTTGATATCGCACGAAGTCAAGAGCACGTTATCGAAATCCTATTATCATACCTTTTATAGCACAAAACATAGTCTACGCCAGCTCTCGAGCCTTAAATCACGAGTTTTGAATGGGCGGAAATGATCGCTATTTTGGAGTGTAAATACAAGCGGTGAAGAAATCCCACGGGTAGCAAAGGGAAATAAGAGATAAGCCCGAACTGGCTTCTCTGCTGGCGCCTACAAACCATTTACGACAATGTGGATGTGGCTCAAAGAAATCAATAAGGACTTCTGAACCCTCACTACAAGTTGTTCTCACCCTATTGGACCGAAGTTGTCACAGAAATTCAGAATATAACAGGTTTCAGCCGTTGGCAGCATACGATTTGAATATTATGAACCTCGCTGACACGTAGTTCATAGTATTAGATCGCCTTCACTTTGTCGATCTGTTCCAGCCGATGAATTGAAACGAAGCATGAGGGTGTGAAGTGATCCCATCCAAGCGAGATACATTCAATCTCAGAGAGGGGCCGAGACACTATCAACATCTTACCCAGTTCCAATCGTGGAGCTCGTCCCTTGATGGTCATGAATTTTTCCCTCCAACATACAAACACTAAGAGATGGAAAGAGAATTGGACGGTTCGggaaagcaaaaagaggaaCTCATTCTGAGCGAGCCTAGTTCACATCGCCGCTGGGATTTTCCATCTAATCCACTCGGGGAAgagtcaattttgaaagcgCCAATTGCCAACTGCAGCTGAAGCGCGAGCGCGAGCTCAAGGTAGATCAGATCTGCTGTCATGATACTCATTCGAAGCTAATGATTTTCCTCCATCATGAACCGACTTTGATGTGATTAATATTCAGTGAACGTAACCTAAGTGCCTCGGGCGAATTAGGTGTTCCAGAGTTAGGAGTTTGAGAATCAAGAGGGGAGTTTATGAAGTCCAATCAACGAGTCTCTGTTGCACGATCAAAAGGGCACCCACCTACTTTGGCCTCGACAGATCTTCAGTGCAATGCCTTTTGTGATGAGAACTCTCGGGATATTTGAGGAAGCTTCTTTTGAATGACGTCATCCGCCCCAaagagagcgaaaaagagaATCGATGAGGACGCTATTCTGCATTGGTTGGCCATCTAATGGTTGCGAGTCTCCTTCCTCTCAGGGAGGGATCTAGGTTGTGAGTAAGTCGTTGGGAAATACCATTGAACTTAGAATACCGCGAGGGGAAGTGAACGAGGAGAAGCGTCGATCTCCGTTCGAGATCTGCTCGGGGTCTGCCTCGATCCTCCCTTGTATTTATCCAGAGATGACATGACGGCTTCCGTATGTGCCAGAGATGGCAAAGGCAAAGACCGTACCACCTCATCTCACGAACAGGGTTGGGATCCCTTGAGCCTCTGAGCTTTTCGAGCAACAGAATGAATACGTAACATTAGCTTGGCTCATGACGGTCGTGGTGTAGGTGCCCTGAAGTCTCCAGTTTGGTCTTAGGGGCTTTGAGGGTATTAGTGACATCGACAAGAAAGACACCTGCGTTAACTTTGGAGCATTGTTTTCGCCAGAATGACATATGGACAGAAGAGTTCCCATGGAACAACCCAGATTCCAGGGAAAGGAGATGCCACTCGCCACGATTTCTTGtgtcacttttgtttgtaCAAGTCGTCGACATATCGATCCGTCTATCATGCCACTCACATCCAAGTGAGCTCATTGGAATCGTGGTAGAAATGAATTGTCACAAAGTTCATTACtatcccccccccaaaaaaaaacagaacacCCATTTCTATCATAGTGGAAATCTTCACCAACCCAAAAGAGGACACAATCCAAAAAGCTGATATGATTGATGAGAAAAGTGTTCTCAAGATTTCTCTTGTTCAAGCCAATCATCtgacaaaaaatgaggacCATCTATTTCAAATCTGAATGATCGAGCAGAATTGGGGAAATCTATTTCCACTCTTTTATTCTGATGCTTGAAAAATTGTACGAACAACCGGTGGATGTGGGAGCTTGTTATGTGAGTCAGAACCACTTCATGTGTGCGTTCTCTAATTGATTGAGATATCCATGTCAATCAACCACAGTGGTGAGTTCGAACCACCCTAATTGTCGAAAGCAACATCTTTGAGGAACAACACGCGTCGACCGTGTGCCACTGATCCATTTGAAAAGATCGTCATGCTCTTTTAGCGACTTAACCGGTCGACACTCCTTGATCTCAAGTTGAAGACCCGTGCACAAATGTCTTAATCGCTACACTTGAAAAGAATTCACAAAAGCGTCTTTTCTCTTCACTTTTCGTTCAACGTAAGGAGGGACGCGTGATCATTCTGGGATTCTTCTTCCAAGCTTCCAGTACATCCTGGTTGGGTctatttgttttattgatcGGTTCCACATCGATGGAAAGAGTATGGATGAGTCTTTGAAGACAGCTCTTGGTAACTTGATCTTTTGAACAAGATCAAAGTGCGTACCAACTTCGGGGACGATGCCAAAATGCGACTCTCTCATGGATCATAAAACAAATTCGACGATCAGCACTAGTATGTACTAATGATTTAGTATGTTCATCTCTGCGAaggtttgttgtttctttttattaTGCCAGCTCAAAGGTATCACGATCTGTTAATGTGGCTCTTTCTCCATTTTGGGACATATTTGTTAGACTTCTAATTGTCCTGGCACGTGTTCAAGACGACAGATCAATGAATGGAACAACAAATCATAGATTTGTTTTCAACGCAAGCAAGCTCTGCGTGTCGTATACGACGGTCGAGTTAAGAAATATCTACAAGCACTTTCAAAGCTTTTTCCAAGTTCCTTAAACTTGCTCAATAATGAAGTGCAATTCCAGAGGTCATTAACAATCCTCTTTTTACAATCGCAAGCGTTCCCAGAAACCATTGCATACATAATGCGTCCGTTCTCTCAGAAGGGTTTTATGACACAATCAAAATTAAGTAACTCGCTTGGAAACACCGGCCAGTCGACAACCTACAGCATTTTTCGAGCAAACCTACAGCCAACCTGTCGACTCTCGAGGGTTCCAAGTTCGTTCCTAGCTAGCAAGGGAAGGGTGAGAACTGAGCAGCACATACCCGCAG encodes:
- the LOC131879782 gene encoding glutathione S-transferase C-terminal domain-containing protein homolog, producing MKPRPDINNGRPADQFCSYDIGPASLQLFIEVGPSEIGDGAVSPQTLALFSALEFAACQGQFELHLVETSSGASNCVVPIRVEEHYHPTRYPSKADVPQMVRYCVLPAIYVEGKNICITGLCSVVRFLVKRAETRVDLLGYQGNCLSAPAEVSTWTAFCEIGLPGALEQLLKDFPTPNGTTQRQRPNVYLLPLELAKFEVHLHQPVRVHNIRKRMQTQLTKKSHKDGNVGDEKSSSGVVELVLDPGCSQITKAVFVERGCEKVLDSKSGQIIDAIQEFAQNQHIFAEGPDPLLSDVLLFPYFWLMRKLISDLLEIVPSTKSWFHRLQDELHLNEIVDRLVAGDPISTTVEEPSESSISIGTKKMVVPTDKKASSSGQTKNEESELKLMVIDGIDFILPPTKLVSLYKSDPSRQNPNAKIFTRQQDIDRIFNWFSEHANGDDLILRQPRHTLTDTIHESVSTPPPSRAENDGNSDKKSNKIDWSSLPHLVHPMGGMLPEKRLLKKCQQLENLASAVLDVVARERAEWSKNGQREAMTSTAFDFSQSSSHHTQSEGCHRDRQWPIIVDFCSGGGHLGILLAFLLPRAQIYLVENKEESLRRAFERVDKLGLSNVGFFQCNLDYFSGGFDIGVSLHACGVATDLVLKACLDNQAHFVCCPCCYGSVQENHILTYPKSLAFQEMSWNFRDYLVLGHTADQTHVNHEKTLQGFRAMDIVDSDRALEAIERGYQVQLTTLWPPSCTPKNNLLVGTWKPAETNQRGILNE
- the LOC131879789 gene encoding protein JTB-like isoform X2 yields the protein MIELCTKRRMILAIAILGGLSILVIILESRHLHTPDEAEAHDIHDHHPILKELLSPDDKCWKTEPFQVVEPCDLCSEIEIANKSPVVCVAKGKKELVECTTAMKRTYRSCDVVPWIEERRFWTFEGLLSFFGFCSAMTVFVRQKQLDHRMYQRIQRQIAAGV
- the LOC131879789 gene encoding protein JTB-like isoform X1 gives rise to the protein MLEGKIHDHQGTSSTIGTGLSILVIILESRHLHTPDEAEAHDIHDHHPILKELLSPDDKCWKTEPFQVVEPCDLCSEIEIANKSPVVCVAKGKKELVECTTAMKRTYRSCDVVPWIEERRFWTFEGLLSFFGFCSAMTVFVRQKQLDHRMYQRIQRQIAAGV